A single genomic interval of Ovis aries strain OAR_USU_Benz2616 breed Rambouillet chromosome 9, ARS-UI_Ramb_v3.0, whole genome shotgun sequence harbors:
- the SCRIB gene encoding protein scribble homolog isoform X9, whose amino-acid sequence MLKCIPLWRCNRHVESVDKRHCSLQAVPEEIYRYSRSLEELLLDANQLRELPKPFFRLLNLRKLGLSDNEIQRLPPEVANFMQLVELDVSRNDIPEIPESIKFCKALEIADFSGNPLSRLPEGFTQLRSLAHLALNDVSLQALPGDVGNLANLVTLELRENLLKSLPASLSFLVKLEQLDLGGNDLEVLPDTLGALPNLRELWLDRNQLSALPPELGNLRRLVCLDVSENRLEELPAELGGLVLLTDLLLSQNLLQRLPDGIGQLKQLSILKVDQNRLCEVTEAIGDCENLSELILTENLLTALPHSLGKLTKLTNLNVDRNHLEALPPEIGGCVALSVLSLRDNRLAVLPPELAHTAELHVLDVAGNRLQSLPFALTHLNLKALWLAENQAQPMLRFQTEDDTQTGEKVLTCYLLPQQPLPSLEDPGLQSSPSESWGDAPLSRVSVIQFLEAPVGDDDPEEAAAEKRGLQRRATPHPSELKVMKRGVERRSEATSCRPDPMPPSLSEEEKRLSTESGLSADSHLSAGTASQGEPEGPLAEEEGLSQQEPVPATQEEVMEETYEELSQPTVRFAEDTLLLPREDGESEEGQPEAPWPLPGGRQRLIRKDTPHYKKHFKISKLPQPEAVVALLQGTPPDSEGPVGAGSWHNGPHMSWAPRAEEEEEDDEAEEEEEGEAAVAAEEEKAVASAPSVKGVSFDQANNLLIEPARIEEEELTLTIVRQTGGLGISIAGGKGSTPYKGDDEGIFISRVSEEGPAARAGVRVGDKLLEVNGVALQEAEHQQAVEALRGAGTTVHMRLWRERMVEPENAVTVTALRPEDDYSPRERRGGSLRLPLLPPEPPGPPRQRHVACLVRSEKGLGFSIAGGKGSTPYRAGDGGIFISRIAEGGAAHRAGTLQVGDRVLSINGVDMTEARHDHAVSLLTAASPTIALLLEREAGGPLAPSPPPHSPLPPTAAPATPGEPGPLRLPSGLLAAALEGPYPVEEICLPRAGGPLGLSIVGGSDHSSHPFGVREPGVFISKVLPRGLAARSGLRVGDRILAVNGQDVREATHQEAVSALLRPCLELVLLVRRDPPPPGMRELCIQKAPGERLGISIRGGAKGHAGNPCDPTDEGIFISKVSPSGAAGRDGRLRVGLRLLEVNQQSLLGLTHGEAVQLLRSVGDTLTVLVCDGFDTSAATPEVSPGIIANPFAAGLGRRNSLESISSIDRELSPEGSGKEKELPGQIPLWGPEATVLPAASGEMAEAPCSPGHQQPPSPPSPAELPANVKQAYRTFAAVPGLHPPLDTPAQPPTPGPTASPEQLSFRERQKYFELEVRVPQAEGPPKRVSLVGADDLRKMQEEEARKLQQKRAQMLREVVADTERPEADAPEDEEPEEEPPWAGQGPTAEGLGPASPPPQGGSAPVRTAKAERRHQERLRMQSPELPAPERALSPAERRALEAEKRALWRAARMKSLEQDALRAQMVLSKSQEGRSKRGPLERLAEAPSPAPTPSPTPLEDLGPQTGTSPGRLALSGRKFDYRVFAALPSSRPVYDMQSPDFAEELRSLEPRPSPGLPEEDGEVAMVLLGRPSPGSAGPEEVALCSSRRAMRPGRRGLGPVPS is encoded by the exons CCCTTCTTTAGGTTACTGAACCTGCGCAAGCTGGGCCTGAGTGACAACGAGATCCAGCGCTTGCCTCCGGAGGTGGCCAACTTCATGCAGCTGGTGGAGCTGGATGTGTCCCGGAATG ACATCCCTGAGATCCCTGAGAGCATCAAGTTCTGCAAAGCTCTGGAGATTGCTGACTTCAGTGGGAACCCCTTGTCTAG GCTCCCTGAAGGTTTCACTCAGCTACGCAGTCTGGCTCACCTGGCGCTGAATGATGTGTCCCTGCAGGCGCTGCCTGGGGACGTGGGCAA CCTCGCCAACCTGGTGACCCTGGAGCTCCGGGAGAATCTGCTCAAGTCCTTGCCTGC GTCCCTGTCTTTCCTGGTCAAGCTGGAACAGCTGGATTTGGGAGGCAACGATCTGGAAGTGCTG CCTGACACCTTGGGAGCCCTGCCCAACCTGCGGGAGCTGTGGCTGGACCGGAACCAGCTATCGGCCCTGCCCCCG GAGCTTGGGAATCTGCGGCGCCTGGTGTGCCTGGATGTGTCAGAGAACCGGCTGGAGGAGCTGCCTGCAGAGCTTGGGGGGCTGGTGCTGCTCACTGACCTGCTGCTCTCACAGAACCTGCTGCAGCGGCTTCCAGACGGCATTG GTCAGCTGAAGCAGTTGTCCATCTTGAAGGTCGACCAGAATCGCCTGTGCGAGGTGACAGAAGCCATCGGGGACTGTGAGAACCTGTCGGAGCTGATCCTCACTGAGAACCTGCTGACG GCCCTGCCCCACTCCTTGGGGAAACTGACCAAGCTGACCAACCTCAACGTGGACCGCAACCACCTAGAGGCACTGCCGCCTGAGATTGGGGGCTGTGTGGCACTCAGCGTCCTCTCTTTGAGGGACAACCGCCTGGCCGTCCTGCCGCCAGAACTCGCCCACACGGCTGAGCTACACGTGCTGGATGTGGCGGGCAACCG cctgcagAGTCTGCCCTTCGCACTCACGCACCTCAACCTGAAGGCCTTGTGGCTAGCGGAGAACCAGGCGCAGCCCATGCTTCGGTTCCAGACTGAGGATGACACCCAGACGGGCGAGAAGGTGCTCACCTGCTACCTGCTGCCACAGCAGCCCCTGCCCAGCCTCG AGGACCCTGGGCTGCAGAGCAGCCCTTCGGAAAGCTGGGGAGATGCCCCGCTCAGCCGTGTCAGCGTCATCCAGTTCCTGGAGGCCCCCGTGGGCGACGACGACCCAGAGGAAGCCGCTGCTGAGAAACGG GGCCTGCAGCGTCGGGCTACGCCACACCCCAGCGAGCTCAAGGTGATGAAGAGGGGTGTGGAGCGCCGGAGCGAAGCCACCTCCTGCAGGCCTGACCCTATGCCACCCTCGCTCTCTGAGGAG GAgaagaggctgagcactgagTCTGGCCTGAGTGCAGACTCACACCTGTCTGCCGGCACAGCCTCCCAGGGCGAGCCTGAGGGCCCGCTGGCCGAGGAGGAGGGGCTGAGCCAGCAGGAACCCGTGCCAGCCACCCAGGAGGAGGTCATGGAGGAGACCTACGAGGAG CTCTCACAGCCCACTGTGCGCTTCGCGGAGGACACGCTGCTCCTGCCCAGGGAGGACGGCGAGAGCGAGGAGGGCCAGCCAGAGGCGCCCTGGCCCCTGCCAGGGGGCAGACAAAGGCTCATCCGCAAGGACACACCCCACTACAAGAAGCACTTCAAGATCTCCAAGCTGCCCCAGCCCGAGGCCGTGGTGGCTCTCCTGCAGGGGACACCGCCAGACAGTGAGGGCCCAGTGGGGGCTGGGAGCTGGCACAACGGCCCCCATATGTCCTGGGCTCCGCGAgcggaagaggaggaggaagacgacgaggctgaggaggaagaggagggggaggcggcggtggcagcagaggaggagaaggcagtggcctcTGCACCCTCTGTCAAG GGGGTGTCGTTTGACCAGGCCAATAACCTGCTGATAGAGCCCGCTCGCATTGAGGAGGAAGAG CTGACGCTCACCATCGTGCGGCAGACGGGGGGCCTGGGCATCAGCATTGCGGGTGGCAAGGGCTCCACGCCCTACAAGGGAGATGACGAG GGCATTTTCATCTCCCGGGTGTCTGAGGAGGGCCCTGCGGCTCGGGCTGGGGTCCGAGTAGGCGACAAGCTCCTCGAG GTGAACGGCGTGGCCCTGCAGGAAGCGGAGCACCAGCAGGCCGTGGAGGCGCTGCGCGGGGCGGGTACCACCGTGCACATGCGGCTGTGGCGGGAGCGCATGGTGGAGCCTGAGAACGCGGTCACGGTCACAGCCCTGCGGCCCGAGGATGACTACAGCCCGCGGGAGCGGCGCGGGGGCAGCCTGCGCCTGCCCCTGCTCCCGCCCGAGCCCCCCGGGCCACCCCGCCAGCGCCACGTGGCCTGTCTCGTGCGCAGTGAAAAGGGGCTGGGTTTCAGCATTGCAGGTGGGAAAGGCTCCACACCCTACCGGGCCGGTGACGGG GGCATCTTCATCTCCCGCATCGCTGAGGGGGGCGCTGCCCACCGGGCAGGCACCCTGCAGGTCGGCGACCGAGTCCTTTCC ATCAACggggtggacatgactgaggccaGGCACGACCACGCCGTCTCCCTGCTGACCGCCGCCTCGCCCACCATCGCCCTGCTGCTGGAGCGGGAGGCTGGGGGGCCCCTCGCCCCGAGCCCTCCCCCCCACTCCCCCTTGCCCCCTACTGCTGCCCCTGCCACCCCAGGGGAGCCCGGGCCTCTGAGGCTGCCCTCTGGTCTGCTGGCCGCTGCCCTGGAGGGGCCGTACCCAGTGGAG GAGATCTGTCTGCCCAGAGCAGGGGGCCCCTTGGGGCTCAGCATCGTTGGGGGCTCCGACCACTCCAGCCACCCGTTCGGTGTCCGGGAGCCCGGCGTGTTCATCTCCAAG GTGCTCCCCCGGGGCCTGGCTGCACGCAGTGGCCTGCGGGTCGGGGACCGCATCCTGGCAGTGAACGGGCAGGACGTGCGGGAGGCCACGCACCAGGAAGCAGTCAGCGCCCTGCTCCGGCCCTGCCTGGAGCTGGTGCTGCTCGTGCGGAGGGACCCACCGCCCCCGGGCATGCGGGAGCTCTGCATCCAGAAGGCCCCTGGGGAGAGGCTGGGCATCAGCATCCGTGGGGGCGCCAAGGGCCATGCCGGGAACCCCTGCGACCCCACCGATGAGGGGATCTTCATCTCCAAG GTGAGCCCCTCGGGAGCAGCTGGGCGAGATGGCCGGCTGCGGGTTGGACTGCGGCTGCTGGAGGTGAACCAGCAGAGCCTGCTGGGTCTGACGCACGGAGAGGCCGTGCAGCTGCTGCGCAGCGTGGGTGACACCCTGACCGTGCTGGTCTGCGACGGCTTCGACACCAGCGCTGCCACCCCCGAG GTGTCCCCAGGCATCATCGCCAACCCCTTTGCGGCTGGCCTTGGCCGCCGGAACAGCCTGGAAAGCATCTCCTCCATCGACCGGGAGCTGAGCCCCGAGGGCTCCGGCAAG GAGAAGGAGCTGCCCGGACAGATCCCACTGTGGGGCCCGGAGGCCACG GTGCTGCCTGCGGCAAGTGGAGAGATGGCTGAGGCCCCCTGCTCCCCTGGCCACCAGCAG cccccctccccgccctcccctgCTGAGCTTCCAGCCAATGTGAAGCAGGCCTATAGGACGTTCGCGGCTGTGCCCGGCCTGCACCCGCCCCTGGACACCCCTGCCCAG CCCCCCACGCCCGGGCCCACGGCCTCGCCGGAGCAGCTGTCCTTTCGCGAGCGGCAGAAGTACTTCGAGCTAGAGGTTCGGGTGCCCCAGGCCGAGGGCCCCCCTAAGCGCGTGTCGCTGGTGGGCGCTGACGACCTGCGGAagatgcaggaggaggagg CCCGCAAGCTGCAGCAGAAAAGGGCGCAGATGCTGCGCGAGGTGGTGGCCGACACGGAGCGCCCGGAAGCCGATGCTCCCGAGGACGAGGAGCCCGAAGAGGAGCCGCCCTGGGCCGGCCAGGGCCCCACGGCGGAAGG GCTCGGCCCCGCATCTCCCCCGCCGCAGGGAGGCAGTGCCCCGGTGCGGACTGCCAAGGCCGAGCGGCGCCACCAGGAGCGGCTCCGCATGCAGAGCCCCGAGCTGCCGGCCCCAGAGCGGGCCTTGTCTCCCGCAGAGCGCCGAGCCCTGGAGGCGGAGAAGCGGGCGCTCTGGAGGGCAGCCAG GATGAAGTCCCTGGAGCAGGACGCCCTCCGCGCACAGATGGTCCTCAGCAAGTCCCAGGAGGGCCGGAGCAAGCGGGGGCCTCTGGAGCGCCTGGCCGAGGCCCCCTCGCCTGCTCCTACTCCGTCACCCACCCCCTTGGAAG ACCTTGGCCCCCAGACCGGCACCTCCCCGGGACGCTTG GCCTTGTCTGGGAGGAAGTTTGACTACAGGGTGTTTGCTGCCCTCCCCTCTTCCAGACCTGTCTATGACATGCAG TCCCCAGATTTCGCTGAGGAGCTGAGGTCCTTGGAACCACGTCCGAGCCCAG GTCTGCCAGAGGAGGACGGAGAGGTGGCCATGGTGCTTCTGGGCAGGCCCTCTCCAGGCTCCGCGGGTCCCGAGGAGGTAGCCTTATGCAGCAGCCGCCGGGCCATGCGGCCAGGGCGCCGAGGCCTGGGCCCAGTGCCCTCCTAG
- the SCRIB gene encoding protein scribble homolog isoform X4 has product MLKCIPLWRCNRHVESVDKRHCSLQAVPEEIYRYSRSLEELLLDANQLRELPKPFFRLLNLRKLGLSDNEIQRLPPEVANFMQLVELDVSRNDIPEIPESIKFCKALEIADFSGNPLSRLPEGFTQLRSLAHLALNDVSLQALPGDVGNLANLVTLELRENLLKSLPASLSFLVKLEQLDLGGNDLEVLPDTLGALPNLRELWLDRNQLSALPPELGNLRRLVCLDVSENRLEELPAELGGLVLLTDLLLSQNLLQRLPDGIGQLKQLSILKVDQNRLCEVTEAIGDCENLSELILTENLLTALPHSLGKLTKLTNLNVDRNHLEALPPEIGGCVALSVLSLRDNRLAVLPPELAHTAELHVLDVAGNRLQSLPFALTHLNLKALWLAENQAQPMLRFQTEDDTQTGEKVLTCYLLPQQPLPSLEDPGLQSSPSESWGDAPLSRVSVIQFLEAPVGDDDPEEAAAEKRGLQRRATPHPSELKVMKRGVERRSEATSCRPDPMPPSLSEEEKRLSTESGLSADSHLSAGTASQGEPEGPLAEEEGLSQQEPVPATQEEVMEETYEELSQPTVRFAEDTLLLPREDGESEEGQPEAPWPLPGGRQRLIRKDTPHYKKHFKISKLPQPEAVVALLQGTPPDSEGPVGAGSWHNGPHMSWAPRAEEEEEDDEAEEEEEGEAAVAAEEEKAVASAPSVKLTLTIVRQTGGLGISIAGGKGSTPYKGDDEGIFISRVSEEGPAARAGVRVGDKLLEVNGVALQEAEHQQAVEALRGAGTTVHMRLWRERMVEPENAVTVTALRPEDDYSPRERRGGSLRLPLLPPEPPGPPRQRHVACLVRSEKGLGFSIAGGKGSTPYRAGDGGIFISRIAEGGAAHRAGTLQVGDRVLSINGVDMTEARHDHAVSLLTAASPTIALLLEREAGGPLAPSPPPHSPLPPTAAPATPGEPGPLRLPSGLLAAALEGPYPVEEICLPRAGGPLGLSIVGGSDHSSHPFGVREPGVFISKVLPRGLAARSGLRVGDRILAVNGQDVREATHQEAVSALLRPCLELVLLVRRDPPPPGMRELCIQKAPGERLGISIRGGAKGHAGNPCDPTDEGIFISKVSPSGAAGRDGRLRVGLRLLEVNQQSLLGLTHGEAVQLLRSVGDTLTVLVCDGFDTSAATPEVSPGIIANPFAAGLGRRNSLESISSIDRELSPEGSGKVRAARSQQPLGWEPEAVGPDHCLLCSQEKELPGQIPLWGPEATGRSPESLKPACRALAATPGAGSMQRVLPAASGEMAEAPCSPGHQQPPSPPSPAELPANVKQAYRTFAAVPGLHPPLDTPAQPPTPGPTASPEQLSFRERQKYFELEVRVPQAEGPPKRVSLVGADDLRKMQEEEARKLQQKRAQMLREVVADTERPEADAPEDEEPEEEPPWAGQGPTAEGLGPASPPPQGGSAPVRTAKAERRHQERLRMQSPELPAPERALSPAERRALEAEKRALWRAARMKSLEQDALRAQMVLSKSQEGRSKRGPLERLAEAPSPAPTPSPTPLEDLGPQTGTSPGRLALSGRKFDYRVFAALPSSRPVYDMQSPDFAEELRSLEPRPSPGLPEEDGEVAMVLLGRPSPGSAGPEEVALCSSRRAMRPGRRGLGPVPS; this is encoded by the exons CCCTTCTTTAGGTTACTGAACCTGCGCAAGCTGGGCCTGAGTGACAACGAGATCCAGCGCTTGCCTCCGGAGGTGGCCAACTTCATGCAGCTGGTGGAGCTGGATGTGTCCCGGAATG ACATCCCTGAGATCCCTGAGAGCATCAAGTTCTGCAAAGCTCTGGAGATTGCTGACTTCAGTGGGAACCCCTTGTCTAG GCTCCCTGAAGGTTTCACTCAGCTACGCAGTCTGGCTCACCTGGCGCTGAATGATGTGTCCCTGCAGGCGCTGCCTGGGGACGTGGGCAA CCTCGCCAACCTGGTGACCCTGGAGCTCCGGGAGAATCTGCTCAAGTCCTTGCCTGC GTCCCTGTCTTTCCTGGTCAAGCTGGAACAGCTGGATTTGGGAGGCAACGATCTGGAAGTGCTG CCTGACACCTTGGGAGCCCTGCCCAACCTGCGGGAGCTGTGGCTGGACCGGAACCAGCTATCGGCCCTGCCCCCG GAGCTTGGGAATCTGCGGCGCCTGGTGTGCCTGGATGTGTCAGAGAACCGGCTGGAGGAGCTGCCTGCAGAGCTTGGGGGGCTGGTGCTGCTCACTGACCTGCTGCTCTCACAGAACCTGCTGCAGCGGCTTCCAGACGGCATTG GTCAGCTGAAGCAGTTGTCCATCTTGAAGGTCGACCAGAATCGCCTGTGCGAGGTGACAGAAGCCATCGGGGACTGTGAGAACCTGTCGGAGCTGATCCTCACTGAGAACCTGCTGACG GCCCTGCCCCACTCCTTGGGGAAACTGACCAAGCTGACCAACCTCAACGTGGACCGCAACCACCTAGAGGCACTGCCGCCTGAGATTGGGGGCTGTGTGGCACTCAGCGTCCTCTCTTTGAGGGACAACCGCCTGGCCGTCCTGCCGCCAGAACTCGCCCACACGGCTGAGCTACACGTGCTGGATGTGGCGGGCAACCG cctgcagAGTCTGCCCTTCGCACTCACGCACCTCAACCTGAAGGCCTTGTGGCTAGCGGAGAACCAGGCGCAGCCCATGCTTCGGTTCCAGACTGAGGATGACACCCAGACGGGCGAGAAGGTGCTCACCTGCTACCTGCTGCCACAGCAGCCCCTGCCCAGCCTCG AGGACCCTGGGCTGCAGAGCAGCCCTTCGGAAAGCTGGGGAGATGCCCCGCTCAGCCGTGTCAGCGTCATCCAGTTCCTGGAGGCCCCCGTGGGCGACGACGACCCAGAGGAAGCCGCTGCTGAGAAACGG GGCCTGCAGCGTCGGGCTACGCCACACCCCAGCGAGCTCAAGGTGATGAAGAGGGGTGTGGAGCGCCGGAGCGAAGCCACCTCCTGCAGGCCTGACCCTATGCCACCCTCGCTCTCTGAGGAG GAgaagaggctgagcactgagTCTGGCCTGAGTGCAGACTCACACCTGTCTGCCGGCACAGCCTCCCAGGGCGAGCCTGAGGGCCCGCTGGCCGAGGAGGAGGGGCTGAGCCAGCAGGAACCCGTGCCAGCCACCCAGGAGGAGGTCATGGAGGAGACCTACGAGGAG CTCTCACAGCCCACTGTGCGCTTCGCGGAGGACACGCTGCTCCTGCCCAGGGAGGACGGCGAGAGCGAGGAGGGCCAGCCAGAGGCGCCCTGGCCCCTGCCAGGGGGCAGACAAAGGCTCATCCGCAAGGACACACCCCACTACAAGAAGCACTTCAAGATCTCCAAGCTGCCCCAGCCCGAGGCCGTGGTGGCTCTCCTGCAGGGGACACCGCCAGACAGTGAGGGCCCAGTGGGGGCTGGGAGCTGGCACAACGGCCCCCATATGTCCTGGGCTCCGCGAgcggaagaggaggaggaagacgacgaggctgaggaggaagaggagggggaggcggcggtggcagcagaggaggagaaggcagtggcctcTGCACCCTCTGTCAAG CTGACGCTCACCATCGTGCGGCAGACGGGGGGCCTGGGCATCAGCATTGCGGGTGGCAAGGGCTCCACGCCCTACAAGGGAGATGACGAG GGCATTTTCATCTCCCGGGTGTCTGAGGAGGGCCCTGCGGCTCGGGCTGGGGTCCGAGTAGGCGACAAGCTCCTCGAG GTGAACGGCGTGGCCCTGCAGGAAGCGGAGCACCAGCAGGCCGTGGAGGCGCTGCGCGGGGCGGGTACCACCGTGCACATGCGGCTGTGGCGGGAGCGCATGGTGGAGCCTGAGAACGCGGTCACGGTCACAGCCCTGCGGCCCGAGGATGACTACAGCCCGCGGGAGCGGCGCGGGGGCAGCCTGCGCCTGCCCCTGCTCCCGCCCGAGCCCCCCGGGCCACCCCGCCAGCGCCACGTGGCCTGTCTCGTGCGCAGTGAAAAGGGGCTGGGTTTCAGCATTGCAGGTGGGAAAGGCTCCACACCCTACCGGGCCGGTGACGGG GGCATCTTCATCTCCCGCATCGCTGAGGGGGGCGCTGCCCACCGGGCAGGCACCCTGCAGGTCGGCGACCGAGTCCTTTCC ATCAACggggtggacatgactgaggccaGGCACGACCACGCCGTCTCCCTGCTGACCGCCGCCTCGCCCACCATCGCCCTGCTGCTGGAGCGGGAGGCTGGGGGGCCCCTCGCCCCGAGCCCTCCCCCCCACTCCCCCTTGCCCCCTACTGCTGCCCCTGCCACCCCAGGGGAGCCCGGGCCTCTGAGGCTGCCCTCTGGTCTGCTGGCCGCTGCCCTGGAGGGGCCGTACCCAGTGGAG GAGATCTGTCTGCCCAGAGCAGGGGGCCCCTTGGGGCTCAGCATCGTTGGGGGCTCCGACCACTCCAGCCACCCGTTCGGTGTCCGGGAGCCCGGCGTGTTCATCTCCAAG GTGCTCCCCCGGGGCCTGGCTGCACGCAGTGGCCTGCGGGTCGGGGACCGCATCCTGGCAGTGAACGGGCAGGACGTGCGGGAGGCCACGCACCAGGAAGCAGTCAGCGCCCTGCTCCGGCCCTGCCTGGAGCTGGTGCTGCTCGTGCGGAGGGACCCACCGCCCCCGGGCATGCGGGAGCTCTGCATCCAGAAGGCCCCTGGGGAGAGGCTGGGCATCAGCATCCGTGGGGGCGCCAAGGGCCATGCCGGGAACCCCTGCGACCCCACCGATGAGGGGATCTTCATCTCCAAG GTGAGCCCCTCGGGAGCAGCTGGGCGAGATGGCCGGCTGCGGGTTGGACTGCGGCTGCTGGAGGTGAACCAGCAGAGCCTGCTGGGTCTGACGCACGGAGAGGCCGTGCAGCTGCTGCGCAGCGTGGGTGACACCCTGACCGTGCTGGTCTGCGACGGCTTCGACACCAGCGCTGCCACCCCCGAG GTGTCCCCAGGCATCATCGCCAACCCCTTTGCGGCTGGCCTTGGCCGCCGGAACAGCCTGGAAAGCATCTCCTCCATCGACCGGGAGCTGAGCCCCGAGGGCTCCGGCAAGGTCAGAGCCGCCCGCAGCCAGCAGCCCCTGGGCTGGGAGCCTGAGGCCGTCGGCCCCGACCACTGTCTCCTCTGCTCACAGGAGAAGGAGCTGCCCGGACAGATCCCACTGTGGGGCCCGGAGGCCACG GGTCGGAGCCCAGAGAGCCTGAAGCCAGCCTGCCGAGCcctggccgccacccctggcgCTGGCAGCATGCAGAGG GTGCTGCCTGCGGCAAGTGGAGAGATGGCTGAGGCCCCCTGCTCCCCTGGCCACCAGCAG cccccctccccgccctcccctgCTGAGCTTCCAGCCAATGTGAAGCAGGCCTATAGGACGTTCGCGGCTGTGCCCGGCCTGCACCCGCCCCTGGACACCCCTGCCCAG CCCCCCACGCCCGGGCCCACGGCCTCGCCGGAGCAGCTGTCCTTTCGCGAGCGGCAGAAGTACTTCGAGCTAGAGGTTCGGGTGCCCCAGGCCGAGGGCCCCCCTAAGCGCGTGTCGCTGGTGGGCGCTGACGACCTGCGGAagatgcaggaggaggagg CCCGCAAGCTGCAGCAGAAAAGGGCGCAGATGCTGCGCGAGGTGGTGGCCGACACGGAGCGCCCGGAAGCCGATGCTCCCGAGGACGAGGAGCCCGAAGAGGAGCCGCCCTGGGCCGGCCAGGGCCCCACGGCGGAAGG GCTCGGCCCCGCATCTCCCCCGCCGCAGGGAGGCAGTGCCCCGGTGCGGACTGCCAAGGCCGAGCGGCGCCACCAGGAGCGGCTCCGCATGCAGAGCCCCGAGCTGCCGGCCCCAGAGCGGGCCTTGTCTCCCGCAGAGCGCCGAGCCCTGGAGGCGGAGAAGCGGGCGCTCTGGAGGGCAGCCAG GATGAAGTCCCTGGAGCAGGACGCCCTCCGCGCACAGATGGTCCTCAGCAAGTCCCAGGAGGGCCGGAGCAAGCGGGGGCCTCTGGAGCGCCTGGCCGAGGCCCCCTCGCCTGCTCCTACTCCGTCACCCACCCCCTTGGAAG ACCTTGGCCCCCAGACCGGCACCTCCCCGGGACGCTTG GCCTTGTCTGGGAGGAAGTTTGACTACAGGGTGTTTGCTGCCCTCCCCTCTTCCAGACCTGTCTATGACATGCAG TCCCCAGATTTCGCTGAGGAGCTGAGGTCCTTGGAACCACGTCCGAGCCCAG GTCTGCCAGAGGAGGACGGAGAGGTGGCCATGGTGCTTCTGGGCAGGCCCTCTCCAGGCTCCGCGGGTCCCGAGGAGGTAGCCTTATGCAGCAGCCGCCGGGCCATGCGGCCAGGGCGCCGAGGCCTGGGCCCAGTGCCCTCCTAG